The Deefgea tanakiae DNA segment AACCGCCTACAGCAATTTTAGGCCGTCTTTTTTTGATGGCATTGGCGCTGCTGGGTTGTCGCTGGTTGAGTCTGCCTCGTTTGAAGAAGAGCTACATATTGATCAGATCACCGTTCGCTTTCGCCAAGAAGCCGAAGAAGCCATTCGTGATTTAAATATTCGTATCGCCTTGCTGTTCGAGCAGGATGTGATTAAAGAGCGGGAAAACCCATTTCGCACTTATGTCATTTCACGCGCTTTTGCGACCGCTTTGGAAGAAACTGTCGAAGATCATGCCTTGATTCCAGTACTACTGGGGCAATTAACCGAATCAATGTGTCTGCATATTGCGCCAATTTACGAGGCATTAAATGCACTGTTGGCGCAGCATGGTATCGCCGCGCAACTGCAACTCAAGGTTCGCAAGCAGCCCGATTTATCTCAGTTCGGTCAACGCGCTGAAGCAATACCTGATTCTGAGTTGGATGGGGGCCGTGCCGATTCTGCAAATGCGATCGAAGAGAGTCTGGGTCAGGCCAGCTATGACGGCTCTGATTTTGCCCCTGATCCAGTATCTCGCTACGCCAATTATGCCGCATCAAACCCTTCAGCAGATTCGACTTTTGCTCAAAGAGCGACACGATCGGAAGATCAGTTGCTCGATTATGTTCAATCGATTGGACAATCAGTCGGGCAGCAAGGCGGCGCAGTGTCAGACGAAACTCAATCATTTGATCGAGGCTTGAGTGGAGTCGCCAACCCGAATCAGTCTGCAGGTGCTCAGTCAGCCGGCACGCGCGGCGTTGCTAAGTCGTGGTTGGGAGATGTGAAAAGCGCAGGGAGATCATTAAAGCATTTCTTTTCTGGCAACAGCATGTCAAAAATGGGCGCGGTGGATGCGCCATTTGGCGATGATGTTGCGCCGCATCCCATGCGCCAAGTGAGCGCACCCTTGGCGCATTCAGTACAAAACTTGATTCAAATTTCAACCCCAAGCACCGAAGGTATCTGGGGTGAAGACGGTAAGATTCGAAATCTGATTTTGGAGCAGCGCCAACAACTCAATGAGATTGCGGCCAACGTTGATGAGTCGATGACGATTGATGTTGTCGCGATGCTGTTTGAGTTTATTTTACGAGATAGCAAAGTCCCTGCCGAAGTGCGTGCGCAGTTGGGGCGCTTGCAATTCTTGGTGTTGAAAATTGCACTGCAAGATCCGAATCTATTTGCCAGAAAAACCCATCCAGCGCGGATGTTGGTGAATCGAATTGGCTCCATTTCTTTGGGAATGCAGCAAAACAGCGATAGTGCTGAGCGCGTGAATGCTGAGATTTGCCGGATTGTTGGCATTATTTTGATCGATGAAACCGAAGACTTGCATCTGTTTACCTTGATGTTGGATGAGTTAGATGCTTGGGTTGCCAACGAACTAGCACATTGTGAAAAAATGGCCAGCACGGCAGCGCAAGTCTTGGATCATGCTAAGCAGCGCACTTTGCACTTTGCGCGTATCACCGCAATGATTTCTGATGCTTTATCGCCTTACACCATCGAGCCTTATTTATATGATTTTTTGGTGACCACTTGGGCGCGGGCGATTGAATTGGCTGGGCGTGAAAATCCAGAAAAAGAACAGCGCTATCGGCTGGTGGTGCCTGATTTGATTTGGAGTTTGGCACCCAAGGTAGATCGCGAAGAGAGTAAATTATTGCTTGGTTTGATTCCGAGCATGGTGTCCACTTTGCGCGAAGGTGTACTGAGTTTGCAGTGGACAGTAGCGCAAGTCCAAGGGTTGAATAGCCATCTTGTTGATGCGCATCGTTTGGCGATGCGCGCTGGCGCTGGTGATTGGGTCGCGCCTCCACCGCCGCTATCGATGATTCACGAGGAATTCCGTGATTTTCTGTTGGCGGCGTATACGGCTGAGCCCACAGAGATTGAGGAAAAAGCGCCATTGAATCCGGTGTTTGTTGAGGAAGCGATTGGCGCCTTAGAAAATAAACTCAATTTAATCGATCAAATCATCGAAGCCGAATTGGGTTTGGAAACCCCAGCTGAAGCCTTGAAACAGAGCACCAATGACAGTACTGACTTCCTCGCACAATTGGGGAATGGCGTGGCGATCGAAATTAATATCAATGGTACGGCGCAATTGGCGCAGTTGAGCTGGACTAAAGCCAATCAAAACGCGATTGTGTTGGCGGTTGATGGTCATGACGAACCATCGGTACTCAGCCTGCGCGCCTTCCGTCGTTTATTTGCCCGTGATCGAGTACGTTTCCTCGAAGAGTCACAATTGTTTGATCGGGCGATGGTTGAATTACTGCGTTCAGCTGATGATTTGGTGCAGCGTGAAAGTGTCGCTGTATAGGTATTGCTCTATAGGGATTGTTTATTAGTAGCTACATGCATATACCTTAATGAAGGAGCGCCGTGATTGGCGCTCTTTTTGTTTTGAAACGGCGTAGTTTAGGTTGGAATCCTACAGTTTAAGTCAGTTTAAGGGGTAGAATAAGCAACGCCATTTACCTCGGTCTTCGCATGTCTAGTCGCCTCAATATCTATCAGTCCAATCGTCTCGAAAATCTATTTGAATTGCTGCAAGCCTTGTATGGCGTTGCACTCAGTGATCCATTCGCGAGCGAAAAAATTATTGTTTCGAGCAAGGGAATGGAGCGCTGGTTGCGTTTTAAACTCGCTGATCGGATCGGCATTTGTGCGGGGATTGATTTTCAGCTGCCAGCGAGTTTTGTTTGGTCCTTGCTGAAAGACGCGATGCCGCATTTGCAGGCGGAGTCCCCATATAGCTCAAGCCCACTGGCGTGGCGGATGTATGGCTTACTGCCGCAATCGCAGGCGCAACAGGCCAGTCCGATTGTTGAGGCCTATTTAAAAGAGGGAGACGCGCGGCGGCGGATGGCGTTGGCGGGTAAATTGGCCGATGTATTCGATCAATACCTTGTTTTTCGCAGTGACTGGATTGCGGCGTGGGAGGCGGGTCAGTTGCTAGGGCTTGGCCCTGATGAGGCGTGGCAGGCTACATTGTGGCGCGAGGTGCGCGCCAGTATTGATGCCACTTTTGCGGAAGATGAAGTGCCGCATCGTGCCGATATGTTTGTGCGACTTTTTCAGCAGTGGCAAACGGCGGGGCCGAGTCGTTTACCTGAGCGAATTACCGTGTTTGGCATTGCCGGAATGCCACCTGCGTATATCGATGTTTTAGGCGCATTGGCCGAGCACATCGACGTTAATCTATTTTTGCTTAACCCTTGCCGTGAAGAGTGGGGAGCGATTGTGAGCGCCAAAGTGATTGCGCTGCGCGAGACCAAACAGCCGCAAGAAGCGCTGTATTTGGATATTGGCCATCCGTTGTTGGCTGCTATGGGTAAGGCGGGGCGCGATTTTTACCGTGCTGTGACCGAGGCGTTTCCTTGGACGGGCGGGGGCGAGCAATGGCTTTTTACCGATCCACTCGAACACACGCTCACACCGAGTTTATTGCAGACGCTGCAATCGGATGTGCTTAATCTATTTAATCGCGATGCAGCTAGCGCGCAAGTCATTGCCAAAAACGATCAGTCACTGACTTTTCATAATGCGCACAGCGCTATGCGCGAGGTGGAAATTCTGCATGATCAACTGAGCGCAATGTTGGTGGCTGACGACACTTTGCTGGCCTCTGAAATTGCCGTGTTGCTACCTGATATGGGACCGTATGCGCCGTTGATTGAGGCGGTGTTTGGCGGCGCTAAAGCCTCTGGCGCGCCGAATATTCCATTCAATATTGCCGATTTAACGACGCAGCAAGAATGTCCAGCGGTGGATGTGTTGATGCTGTTGTTAAATTTGCCAGCCAGCCGCTGTAAAGCCGATGAAGTCTATGGGTTACTTGAAACGCCGCAAGTGGCTGCGCGGTTTGGGATTCAAACGCCCGACTTGGTGACGCTCAGGCATTGGATAGAGGCAGCCAATATTCGATGGGGTTTGGATGCTGCACATCGCGCTGAGTTTGACTTGGCTGATATGGGCGCGACCAATACGTGGCAAGCCGGTTTAGATCGATTACTGCTCGGAGTCGCTTTACCCAATGCATTGGCGGGTGATGCAATTCCGCTGTGGAGCGCAGCAGGTAGCGATGCAATTGCGCCGTGGGATGATTTGGAAGGTTCGCAAGCGAGCTTGCTGGCAAAATTGATGTCATTTATTGCTGCGCTGCAATTTTGGCGCAGTGAGCTGGTGCTGGAACGCACTTTGCCCGAGTGGCGCGATACCGCACTGCGGGTGTTGGACGCATTTATCTTGTTTGATGAGCAAGACGACGTTGAATTGAAACTGGCTGAAGTGATTCGTAGCACTTTGGCGACCTTGGCTGATGAAGCGGCATTAGCTGACTTTACGCAAACCGCACCGCGTGAAGTGATTTGTGATTGGCTGCAGCATCACTTTGAAAACTCAAGCCGTGGTTCGGGCTTTATGTCGCGTGGCGTGACCTTTTGTACCATGGTGCCGATGCGCGGTTTGCCGTTTCGGGTGATTGCGGTGCTCGGATTGAATGAATCTGATTTTCCGCGTAATCCACCGACTGCTGGTTTTGATCTGATCGCACAAAACCCTTTGTTGGGTGATCGCTCTCGGCGATTAGATGACCGTTATTTATTCCTCGATATTATTTTGGCAGCGCGAGAAAAGCTGTACTTGTCGTGGGTCGGCCGCAGTTTGAAAGATGATGCACATTTTCCGCCTTCGGTCTTAGTGAGTGACGTGCTCGATTGCGTGGCACAAGGCTTTGTACTGGAGGGTGATTTAGCGCTTTCGCTGGAAGAACGGCGCGATCATTTATTAAAACACCTCATTACGGAGTATCCATTGCAGCCCTTTAGTCAGCAATGCTTTGCGGCGGATACTCGTAGTCGATCATTTAATCCCTTGTGGCAAAAGGCCGCCATGAAGATTGCTTCGGCTCAAATGCATAACGAGATTTTTGAAGTGCCAGCGTATCCGCCGTATACCTTGCCGAGCGAATTGCGCTGGGATGAGTTGGCGCAGTGCTTGGCTAAGCCGGCGGCGTATTTTTTACGGCATCGTGCTCATTTGAATTTAAAAGAAGCGGATGGTCATTTAATCGATGATGAGGCGTTTGATTTAAATGATTTTCGCGATAGTCGAATTCGTGAATTAGGCCTGATGTATGGCTTGGAAGCCATTGATTTGGTTTTTGCTCGTGGCGATACCCCATTGGGTGCTCCGGGTGAATTATTGGTCAATGAGCAGTTGCAAGCGGCATGCGCACTGCGTGAGGCTTTGCCGCTCTATCAAAGTAGCGAGGCGTTCCCACCGGTGGCTGTTGATATCGCTCTGCCACAGTTGCGCATCACGGGATGGTTAGATGCGTGCTTTGCCAAGGGTCGTATTAGCGTGAAGAGCCAAATTCATTCGCGAGATGTATTCAGGGTGTGGGTCGAGCATTTGGTTTTGTGTGCGATGCAACCGTCTGGGATGGTCGCAGTCACGCGTTGCTTGTCGCCAGAGCGTGTGTTCACCTTTACACAGCTGAGTGCTGCGCAAGCCAAAGCGAATTTAGCTGAGGTGGTTGCGCTGTATGAAACCGCAATGAGTGCGCCATTGCCATTTTTCCCGCACGCCGCTTTAGCGTGGGGCAAGGCCGACAAGGATGATCAGCGTTGGGATGCTGCTTTGGCGCGTTGGTTGCCTAGCTTTACGAATGACGGTGAGTGGGCTGAAATTCAAAATCAACTGTTGTGGACAGAAGATCCATTCGCGCAATCGCAGTTAGAAAATGATGAGGAAGTGTGTGCAGCACGCGTTGTGTTTACAGCTTGGGCAGAAAAGATCGTGTTGCCGATGTTAGCGGCTGTTAGTGATTATGATCTAGCCAGTGATTTGGCCGTGTTGCTAGGAGAGCGTGATGAGTGAGGTACAGCATCTACACCCAAACTATGCGCCCTTGCTGGTGCACGAAGTGCCGCTGTCGGGACGCAACTTAATTGAGGCGTCGGCAGGGACGGGGAAGACATTCAATATCACGGGTTTATACGCGCGACTTATTTTAGGAGCTAGTATTGCGCCAGGAGAGCCAGCCTACAATGCTCAGAAAGGATTACTCCCTGAGCAAATTCTAGTAGTGACGTTTACCAAGGCGGCGACCGCCGAATTAAAAGACCGAATTCGTTTACGTTTGGCGCAGTTAACGCAAACCTTTGTTGAGCAAGCGCCGGTGCTGATTAATGGCGTAGCTGAGCCCTTTTGCGCGGATGTATGGGCGCGTGTACAAGCAGAGCAGATCGATCCTGCGCCGCTCTTGGCGCAATTACGTTTGGCCTTGGCGACACTCGATTGCGCTGCGATTTCAACGATTCATAGCTTTTGCCAACGCCTGCTCACTGAGCAAGCCTTTGAGGCCGGTTTTGATTTTGACCGCAAGTTACTGGAAGACGAGAGCGAGTTGCTCACCGAAATTACTCAGGATTTTTGGCGCACTGAGTTGTATAAGGGCGATCCGGCGTGGGTGGCTTATCTTCATAGCCAGAATGTCACGATCGACGTTTTGCTGCAGCGTGCTGCAGCGTGCAAAAGTCTAAATCCTGCCCACTTTTTGCCGCTGCCGTCTTTGCCATCGGCTGAGTACAGCCAAGAGCAGGCCGCACGGTATGCCGAATTATGGGGTGAGTGCCAGAAATGGTGGGATCAAGCCGAGATCAGCACTTTGCTACTTAATGCGCTGGCCGGAGAGATTTTTTCTGGCACCTACAAACTGAGCGCGGAGAAATGGCAGACTTGGCTCGCGCAAGCAAGTCGTTTGATGCAATCGGCAACGCCAAGTGCGAGTCTATTCAAAGAATGGGAAAAACTCACCCAAAGTCACATCCTAAAGATGGTCAAAAAAGAGTTTAAAGCCGTTGCGCCGACGCATGAATTTTTTACTGCCGCAGAACAATTGCATTTAAATGCACAAAGTGTAGCTGCTGACTTGGATTTGCGTTTAAAGCATTGGTTGCTGCATTTTGGCGACTATGTGCGTGAGCAACTGGCGCTGCGCAAAGCCAAGGCAGGCCAGATGTCGTTTGACGATAGTATCAATACCTTGGCGGGGGCTTTGCAAAATCCAGTTAGGGCGCATAACCTCGCTGATAAAGTGAGCCAAAAGTATAAAGCGGCACTGGTCGATGAGTTTCAGGATACGGATCCGCTGCAGTTTGCGATTATTGATCGATTGTTTGGTCAAGCGCTTGGGGATGGTACGCAGCCACCATTTTTTATGGTGGGCGACCCTAAGCAGGCGATTTATGCTTTTCGCGGTGCGGATGTGTATGCCTATTTGGGCGCACGTGCACAGGCGGACGCTTGTTACTCGATCGATACGAATTTCCGCTCAGATGCGCCGATTGTGCAGTTTGTGAATACGCTGTTTGCACCTGAAGATGCGTTTGTCGAAAGCAAAATTACTCATCCAACCATACAGGCCAAACAAAGTGGGGCTTCAAAGTTGGTGTGTAACGATGGGCGCGGCCCTGTGCATGCATTTGTGTTTGACGGTGTTAAGCCAGAAGTGGCAGAAAAAATGCTTTTTGCGGCAACTGCAGACGAAATCGCTGCGCTCTTAAGTGCAGCGAGTGCTGGCAAGGCTAAATTGGGTGAGCGCAATTTAAGTCCGCGTGATATTGCTGTTTTAGTGCCAAGTCACAGACAGGCCAATGAAATGCGCAAAGCCTTGCTCAAGCGCGGCATTGCGGCGGTCATGCAAACGCGGGAAAGTGTGTTTTCGTCTAGTGAGGCGCAAGGTTTATGCGCGGTGTTGGCGGCAATAGAGGCACCAGCGCAGACTGGATTATTGCGCAAAGCCTTGGTGAGCTCAGTAATGGGTTTGAGTGTGGCGCAATTAATGGCGCTGCAATTGGATGATGTAGCGTGGCAACGTGAAGTTGAAAACTTACAGACTTGGCGTGATGAGTGGCGAAAATTTGGCTTTATGCCGATGTTCCGTCGCTGGTTGGTTGAGGCGGATATTACGAGTCGTGTCCTGCAATTTGCCGATGGTGAGCGCCGCCTCACTAATTTATTGCATGTGGCTGAACTGGTGCAAAACGAATCCCGCTCACGCCCAAGTCCGGCGCTGTTGTTGGCATGGCTGACGCGGCAAATCGCGGAGCCAAGCCAAGGCGCTGAGAATGAGCAAATGCGCTTGGAAAGTGATGCTGATCGAGTGCGGTTAGTGACGATTCACGCTTCCAAAGGTTTGGAGTATCCGGTGGTATTTTGCCCGTTTTCTTGGAAGGGTAAGAAATCATTACTGCGTGATAGCAGTATGTTGTCGTTTCACGATCCACTCGATGGGCATGCGCTCAAAATTGATGTGGGTACTGCTGACTTGGGTCGTCATAAGACACAGGCCGAACATGAAGCCTATGCCGAGGCGGTTCGTTTGCTCTATGTGGCGGTCACCCGCGCGAAGCATCGCTTGTATCTGGCGTTTCCTGCTTTGGAAAAAGCCTCTCCCGTGGTTAAAAATGCGCCCTTGTCACAATTGCTGCGCTTTAAGTCTGGAATGACATTCCGTGACAATCTCAAAGAGGTCGATATAGCCGCGATTGGTGCGGCTTTTGCAGATTTAGGCGAGGGGATGTCTCCGGCGTTAACCATTAGTGATTTGCCTGAAACCATGCGCTATATCGCACAGCACGGTGAGGATGTCGACTTACAGCTGGGGGTATTGTCGACTCGACTTGCTAATGCGCCCTGGAGTCTGGCTGCTCAATGGCGGTTGGCGAGTTTTACCTCATTAACACGTGCCTATGGCGCGAGTGAGGCGATGGCCGAGGTTGGGGCAGATCATGATGCGCATATGATTCCGTCTAGTGTGTTACTCGCTGAAACTAGCGGTGAAATGCGATTTGGCTTTGCGCGCGGTAGTAAAGCCGGTACGACCTTGCATTCGGTGTTGGAAAATGAAGATTTCACACGAGGCGATGCCGCTTTGCTGGCCGCCAATATTGAAAAACAAATGCTGAAATCGGGCTTGCCTTTGGATGAGAATACGGCCGATGAAACGGCAGCGTGGTTGTTAGATGTGCTCGCTGCGCCCATCACGCTGACTCAAGGGCAACTTACGCTTAATCAATTGGGTTCACGGCAACGCTTAAATGAATGGCAGTTTTTGCTGGGTTGTAAAGCAATTGATATTGCTGCGTTTTGCCGCGTTTTGGCGAAGCCTGAATTTAATATCGAGCCGCGTTTTATTGCGTGCGCACAGCGTTTGAAACCCGAAAAATTTGCTGGTTATTTAAACGGGTTTGTCGATTTGGTGTTTTTTTGGCAAGGGCAATACTTTATCGCCGATTATAAATCGAATCATTTGGGCGATCGCTTGGCGGATTACGCACCCGAAAACTTGATCGAAGTGATGAGCGATTCGCACTACTACTTACAGTATTTGCTTTATGTGTGCGCTTGGCATCGGCATATGCAATCCCGCATGGGTGATACCTATGATTACGAACGAGATTTTGGCGGGGTGCTGTATTTGTTTATAAGGGGTATGTCGTCAAATGATTCGGATTGTGGAGTTTATAAAGATATACCAAGCCTAAAATTAATTGAGGCTTTAAATGCTACGCTGGGCCAAGGAGCAGAGCAATGAATGAAGTCGTAGAAAAGAATGCGCCTGTGCTCGATTTTTCTAGTGCTTTGGTTCAACTACTGCGCAGGCAAAATCCGGCTGCCCCTGCTGAGTTATTCGGTTTGGCGGCGGAGTTGGCAAAGGCGAGTGAACGTGGTGACGTCTGTGTCGAGATTCCTGCGCAAACCGATATTGCGGCGTGGTTGGCCAGTGGCTTGGTCGGCGAGGCGGGTTGTTTTGCACCCTTGATTGTGTCGCAGCAACGGCTCTATTTGGCGCGTTATCATCAGTATGAATCTCGCTTGGCTGAGCAACTGTTGGCTTTGGCGGTCGACGCGGTTGAGCCGCCTGATGAGCGGGTGTTGAGGTCGCAGTTGCAGTCCTTGTTTGCTAATAGTAAGGAGAATCCCGATTGGCAGAAGGTGGCGGTGGCAGCCGCTTTGCATCAGCGGCTGACGGTGATTAGTGGCGGCCCTGGTACCGGAAAAACGACGACTTTGGTCAAATTACTGTCCTTGCTGCAAATGACATCGAAGACGACCTTACAAATTGGCTTGGCTGCGCCAACTGGCAAGGCGGCGATGCGGATGCAAGAAGCGATACGCAAAGGCAAGGCCGATCTCATCGCGCAAGGTGTATTGCCCGATGACATCGCCGTAAAAATTCCCGATGTGGCGGTGACCTTGCATCGCTTGCTGGGCAGTCGGTTTAACTCAGTGCAGTTTCGCCATTCCGCAGCGCAACCTTTGGTGCTTGATGTGCTGGTGTTGGACGAGGCCTCGATGATTGATTTGGCGCTGATGAGTAAAGTGGTTGATGCCTTACCACCGCAGGGGCGATTGATTTTGTTGGGTGATAAAGATCAATTGTCGTCGGTTGAGGCGGGCGCCGTGATGGGCGATTTGTGCGCTGGAGCTGGTTTATCCCCACAATTTGCCGAGCAGCTATCCAATTTAACGGGGCAGCGGATTGAGGCAGGATTTTCTGAGTCTCGCATCGGCGATCATGTGATGACTTTGCAAAAAAGCTATCGTTTTTCTGGGGTGATTGGTGATTTGGCGCGCGCGATTAATCGGGGTGATTTACGTAACTTGAGTGAGTTGCTGGCCGCAAGCAGTCAATCCGAAAACTCGGCTTTGACTTGGTATGGTACTAATCCAGCGCAATACGATTTGATGGGCCCGATTATGGCTGGCTTTGATGACTTTTTTGCTGCGGTGAGTCGTAAAGCCTGCCCAAACGAAGTGTTTAAAGCATTTGAGGCCTTTCGGGTGTTGAGTCCGATTCGCAATGGTGCTGCTAGCGTGACTAGGGTCAATGCGGCCATCGAAACCCAATTGCTCAAGCGCGGTTTGCGTAGTAGTGATCAAGTCTGGTATGCCGGTCGCCCTGTGTTGGTGCCACAAAATCTGTACGATTTAGAGCTTTACAACGGCGATATTGGCCTGACTTTACCTGATGAGAGTGGCAAGCTTTGGGTGCATTTTCCAACCGCAGATGGCGGAACACGCTCAATCGCGCCTGCGCGCTTACCGGCGGTAGAAACGGCGTTTGCGATGACGGTGCATAAATCACAAGGCTCTGAGTTCGGTCATGTGCTGTTGTTGCTTCCGAGTCCCGCTGAGGGTGGAAGTGGCTTATTGAGTCGAGAGCTGGTTTACACCGCCATCACGCGCGCCAGAAGCAAAGTGAGTTTATGGGGTGAGGAGACGGTTATCGCCAGTGCTAGCCGCAAAGGAGTGGTGCGGCAGTCTGGCTTGGCGGCACGTCTACAGGTGGGTGGTTAGAGGGTATCTGCATGCAAGCTATATTTCTATTTGTTTTGATCTAGATACTTGATATGTCTAAATTATTACAGAGTGTAAATTTATTTATTGATTTGTAGTAAGCAATCTATTGAGTACGTACTAACCCGTATGTGACTATTCGCCTTATTGGTTGACTGTCAAAGTCAGTTTTATTGGCGAATATCGGGGTTTGTGAGAAATGGGTTTTAATAAAGTAGCGTTTGGCTTGGGTTTTCTTGCGTTGAGTGGGTGGTCGATGATGACCTCTGCAGCAGCTTGTGATGATTCGTGGTCAACCGCGCAGGTGTATACCGCGGGGCAAACTGTCGTCATAAAAGGCAATACCTACCGCGCTAAATGGTGGACGTTGGGTGATAGTCCACTGAGCAATTCAGCGGCAGGCCAAGTGTGGAGCTTGGTCGGAGCATGCTCAATAACGGCGACCCCAGCACCAAGTGCTTCTCCACAAACGACACCAACGATGTCGCCGACCATTACGCCTACAAAAACGCCTGTAGTTGTAACGCCAACGCCGAGTGCATCGCCAAGCCCATCCCCTACTGCGCTGCCGACACCAACGCCTGTTCAAACTGCGCCACCAGTGAGTGGATGTGCCGCACAGTGGGGTGCTTCAATTGCCTATATCGCTGGTGTGAAAGTGATGCGCAACGGTGTGACCTATCAGGCAAAGTGGTGGACTAGGGGTGAAGATCCAGCCTTAAATTCTGGCGAAGCCATGCCGTGGAAAAAGCTCGATGAGTGCAGTAGCGCAACGGCTGCGCCAACTAATATTCCAACTAGTACCCCAACTACGGCGCCATCCGTGTCACCAACAAGTGGCCCTGTAACGCCAAGTCCAACGCCGATTGTTACCTCGACGCCTGTGCCGAGTCTTCCGCCAAGTGATATGAATGACCTGGTGATTAACGAAGTTGCCGCTGATGCGACTGGTCAAGGTAGTTGGTTTGAAATTTACAATCCAAGCAATCAGACCATTTCCTTGAATGATGTGAGTGTGCGAATTCAAAGTAAACCACTGAATACATTAAGTACGTATCCATTGAGCGGCACGATTGAGGCGAAAAATTATGTCGTCGTGGCGGCAAATATAGACGCGATTGCTTCTAAGAAAACAGTCCAGATGCAATACATCGGTCGTGATCAAGATTGGCCAGTTTGGGGGGCGGATGGTTCAATTGAATTGGTTCGTAATAATCAGACTGTTGATTATGTGAGGTTTGGCAATAATGTGAGTCAAACATTCAGCTCCAATGCGTGGCAAGGTAATCCAGCCAGCGCGCTAAATGGAAATGGTAGTTATGCTTTGGTGCGTTATTACACTCAAACTAAAGATACTCATAGTGCTGCAGATTGGCGTGTAGTGCCGTTTGGTACCCCGGGTGGGCGCAATGATGTTGACGTGGATGCTCGTGATGAAGACCGCGATGGCATACCGAGTAGTGCAAAAAAAGCGGGCGGCACTTATGCGGGTTTGGATTTGTATGCAATGGGTGCCCGCGCTGGGCGGCCGACTATTTTGATCCAAATCGATTGGATGCAAAGCGCGATTGATGAGGGGCTCAAGCCACGTAAAGAGGCTTTGCATTTGGTTCGCGAAGCCTTTAATCGCAAAGGGATTGATGTGTTGCTGGATGTGGGGCAGTTGTATAGCCCCGTTGTAAGTCCTGCCGATTTTAATTTAGGTGGCGGCAAAGAGGTCGCTTATGCGCGTTGCGTGAGTCTGTATAAAAATGCCGATTGCGCTAATGCAATGGATTATAAAAATGCCAGCATGGATGTTCGCCGTCGATTGATTTTTCATTATGCATTAATGGGTTCTACGCAAAATAGCAATGGTTATGGTGGCTCTTCAGGCTTGGGCGAAATTAATGGCAATGACTTTTTGGTGACGCTGGGCTTGTGGGGGTTGAATAGCAGTAGCGCCAATGAACTATACAAATTGATCAATTATCAGGCAGGTACGATTATGCATGAGCTGGGTCATAATCTTGGTTTGTTTCATGGCGGTGATGAAGGTAAAAACAATAAGC contains these protein-coding regions:
- a CDS encoding carbohydrate-binding protein; translated protein: MGFNKVAFGLGFLALSGWSMMTSAAACDDSWSTAQVYTAGQTVVIKGNTYRAKWWTLGDSPLSNSAAGQVWSLVGACSITATPAPSASPQTTPTMSPTITPTKTPVVVTPTPSASPSPSPTALPTPTPVQTAPPVSGCAAQWGASIAYIAGVKVMRNGVTYQAKWWTRGEDPALNSGEAMPWKKLDECSSATAAPTNIPTSTPTTAPSVSPTSGPVTPSPTPIVTSTPVPSLPPSDMNDLVINEVAADATGQGSWFEIYNPSNQTISLNDVSVRIQSKPLNTLSTYPLSGTIEAKNYVVVAANIDAIASKKTVQMQYIGRDQDWPVWGADGSIELVRNNQTVDYVRFGNNVSQTFSSNAWQGNPASALNGNGSYALVRYYTQTKDTHSAADWRVVPFGTPGGRNDVDVDARDEDRDGIPSSAKKAGGTYAGLDLYAMGARAGRPTILIQIDWMQSAIDEGLKPRKEALHLVREAFNRKGIDVLLDVGQLYSPVVSPADFNLGGGKEVAYARCVSLYKNADCANAMDYKNASMDVRRRLIFHYALMGSTQNSNGYGGSSGLGEINGNDFLVTLGLWGLNSSSANELYKLINYQAGTIMHELGHNLGLFHGGDEGKNNKPNYLSVMNYEYQLNGVPSDPTDINERIYFRQNSLGRATPGKAANTYGVCDLVDGPCTNRFVVDYSDGKSIALNEWGLDEGRMIGRGVRLGAFADWNLNGKADGSVPRDVNDDGITDTALGDYDDWKHIQLAFNGSVYSVFRLATETELNSRQRVRLLEKESEVAAETPPAFLKKK